Proteins encoded in a region of the Panicum hallii strain FIL2 chromosome 3, PHallii_v3.1, whole genome shotgun sequence genome:
- the LOC112887621 gene encoding protein WRKY1-like isoform X1: MEEVEVANRAAVESCHRVLALLSQSLQQDPALLKSIASETGEACAKFRKVTALLGNGGSSGHARGRFSRRGRPAGFFTLKSLLGSSSDTPSELMPSTAAAPSPSTSYAQLRARISGAPDPRGLDLASSSSKSGTHPFGAPKMVQPLSVQFQIGNVAHRYPFHQQPSRHKLQAEMFRRSNSGISLKFDSPSPSGGAGTMSSARSFMSSLSMDGSVASLDGKRPFHLVGAPVASDSADANRAPKRRCTGRGQDGTGKCATTGRCHCSKRRKLRIKRSIKVPAISNKIADIPPDEYSWRKYGQKPIKGSPHPRGYYKCSSVRGCPARKHVERCVDDPAMLIVTYEGEHNHTRLPAQSAQT, from the exons atggaggaggtggaggtggccaACAGGGCCGCGGTGGAGAGCTGCCACCGGGTGCTGGCCCTGCTCTCCCAGTCCCTGCAGCAGGACCCGGCCCTGCTCAAGAGCATAGCTTCGGAGACGGGTGAAGCCTGCGCCAAGTTCAGGAAGGTGACCGCCCTCCTCGGCAATGGCGGTAGCAGCGGGCATGCTAGGGGCAGGTTCTCCAGGAGAGGCAGGCCTGCGGGGTTCTTCACCCTGAAGAGCCTCTTGGGGAGCAGCAGCGATACCCCGTCGGAGCTGATGCCGagtactgctgctgctccaTCTCCATCTACTAGCTATGCGCAATTGCGTGCTCGGATTAGTGGCGCGCCAGACCCACGAGGGCTGGATTTGGCCAGCTCAAGCAGCAAGAGCGGCACTCATCCGTTTGGAGCTCCAAAGATGGTCCAGCCGTTGTCGGTGCAGTTCCAGATTGGGAACGTCGCACATCGGTACCCATTCCACCAGCAGCCTTCGCGGCACAAGCTGCAGGCTGAGATGTTCAGGAGGAGCAATAGTGGGATCAGTCTGAAGTTTGATAGCCCTAGCCCCAGTGGTGGTGCAGGGACGATGTCATCTGCAAGGTCATTCATGTCATCCTTGAGTATGGATGGGAGTGTGGCTAGCTTGGATGGGAAGCGGCCATTCCATTTGGTTGGTGCGCCGGTGGCAAGTGACTCGGCTGATGCAAACCGTGCGCCCAAGCGAAGGTGCACAGGTAGGGGGCAGGATGGCACAGGCAAGTGTGCCACTACCGGCAGGTGCCATTGCTCAAAGAGGAG GAAATTGCGAATTAAGAGGTCGATAAAAGTGCCAGCAATTAGCAATAAAATTGCTGATATACCTCCGGATGAATACTCTTGGCGGAAGTATGGGCAGAAGCCGATTAAGGGTTCCCCTCACCCAAG GGGTTACTACAAATGCAGCAGTGTCAGGGGCTGCCCGGCAAGGAAGCACGTTGAGCGCTGCGTAGATGACCCAGCTATGCTAATTGTGACTTATGAAGGCGAGCACAACCATACCCGACTGCCAGCACAGTCTGCCCAAACCTAG
- the LOC112883932 gene encoding protein prenyltransferase alpha subunit repeat-containing protein 1 isoform X2 encodes MEQGDGSAAAAAEQQAGGAEEQQLAEDLLHRFERVLHSDPLIDEVGFLHPTQFNSLGCGQDGDSAPQAPELQHGYFWCRDHKLAISAEILPKLYRAARDAYYSSRNAPLPATHLMSHTKALLILCPDMLTAWNSRKMVLSEKYDFTKLKDELQLCALILSYSPKNESTWSHRRWVLKQVAEQHQDMAELVEKESVLVKEIAERSKMNYRAWRHRCWLIPYMTRKQVLDELKKSTRWSELHVADNCCFHYRRSLLLALLDIRENREDSLSWESETYLLWKEELRWNEMLIRRYQGRESLWNHRRFLSPWWIQQLLAVEKTCPSMTSQVDLFIIQEIGLLSECLNDPVDEFEESHVQAELSALYILWIAKQVPAVKGKLEERLHSVSIMGLKDVLVRACRPEKMRLWMNLLGLADPSQ; translated from the exons ATGGAACAAGGAGACGGATCGGCAGCTGCTGCGGCGGAGCAACAggcgggcggagcagaggagcagcagctCGCCGAAGATCTCCTCCACCGCTTCGAGCGAGTCCTCCACTCTGACCCCCTCAT TGATGAGGTGGGGTTCTTGCATCCCACACAGTTCAACTCACTAGGCTGCGGCCAGGACGGCGATTCCGCACCCCAAGCTCCGGAATTGCAGCACGGATACTTCTGGTGCAGAGACCACAAGCTTGCCATCTCCGCCGAGATCCTGCCTAAGCTCTACCGCGCCGCCCGCGATGCCTACTACAGCTCCAGAAATGCTCCACTACCGGCGACTCATCTCATGAGCCACACCAAGGCGCTTCTCATACTTTGCCCTGACATGCTTACCGCATGGAACTCCAG GAAGATGGTTCTGTCGGAGAAATATGATTTCACAAAGCTCAAGGATGAGCTGCAACTgtgtgcgctgatcctttcctACTCACCAAAGAATGAGAGCACATGGAGCCATAG GAGATGGGTGTTAAAACAAGTTGCAGAGCAACATCAAGATATGGCAGAGCTTGTAGAGAAGGAATCTGTACTAGTGAAAGAGATAGCAGAG AGGTCAAAGATGAACTACCGAGCATGGAGGCATCGCTGCTGGCTTATTCCTTACATGACAAGGAAACAG GTGCTGGATGAACTGAAGAAGTCAACAAGATGGAGTGAGCTACATGTTGCTGACAACTGCTGCTTTCACTACCGCAGG TCCCTGCTTCTTGCACTACTAGACATCCGAGAGAACAGAGAGGATTCCCTCAGTTGGGAATCAGAGACGTACCTGCTCTGGAAG GAGGAGCTGAGGTGGAATGAGATGCTTATCAGACGCTACCAAGGGCGAGAG TCACTGTGGAACCACCGGCGGTTCCTTTCGCCATGGTGGATACAGCAATTGCTTGCTGTTGAAAAAACCTGCCCCTCAATGACATCCCAGGTGGATCTGTTCATAATCCAGGAGATAGGCCTGCTGTCAGAGTGCCTGAATGACCCTGTGGATGAGTTCGAGGAGTCACACGTCCAAGCAGAGCTTTCAGCGCTCTACATTCTGTGGATAGCAAAG CAAGTTCCCGCTGTAAAAGGGAAGCTGGAAGAGAGGCTGCATTCCGTTTCCATTATGGGGCTGAAGGACGTGCTGGTAAGAGCCTGCCGACCGGAGAAGATGCGGCTGTGGATGAATCTGCTTGGCTTGGCTGATCCATCACAATGA
- the LOC112886868 gene encoding LOW QUALITY PROTEIN: flowering locus K homology domain-like (The sequence of the model RefSeq protein was modified relative to this genomic sequence to represent the inferred CDS: deleted 1 base in 1 codon) has protein sequence MDVPVEDPVENNLAGTTPTRGNEEQANPYANVQEKFDEEPEKPYDGESKDPTPDELGNSEHADVNNEVAGDLNKEDQATPMQQEPANVYVEEAGTKQQGNVVPDEQKWPGWPGEIVFRILVPVTKVGAVIGRKGDFIKKMCEESKARIKVLEGPQGVPERAVMISAKDEPDVVLPPAVDGLLRVHKRITDGLDVETDQPQRGTATAGPTRLLVPASQAGSLIGKQGGTIKSIQDASKCALRILENVPPVALNDDRVVEIQGEPLDVHKAVELIASHLRKFLVDRSVLPLFESQMKAYNVHREQPMPPPQPWGPPPPSPWGHPPNLPPGGPGYVGNPQYMPPRPQDNYYPPPDMPPVEKQPHYGISSYGRDAPPSAPSGNQHQAHGSSQVTHSMQVPLSYADAVIGAAGASISYIRRHSGATISIQEGAPGEMTVEITGSASQVQTAQQLIKNFMAEASPQGPPAPAQSGDTGYSSSYPPYAEHHTDLLQAAQLQAHTMEEAMVLHRIHRVTDTNLLENLVS, from the exons ATGGATGTACCTGTTGAGGACCCTGTGGAGAATAACCTGGCTGGAACTACTCCTACCCGTGGCAACGAGGAACAAGCCAATCCTTATGCTAATGTGCAAGAGAAGTTCGATGAAGAACCAGAAAAGCCGTATGATGGGGAATCCAAAGACCCAACGCCTGATGAGTTGGGGAACTCCGAGCATGCAGACGTGAACAATGAAGTTGCGGGGGATCTGAACAAAGAGGACCAAGCTACCCCCATGCAGCAGGAGCCTGCAAATGTCTATGTTGAGGAAGCTGGGACAAAGCAGCAGGGTAATGTGGTGCCTGATGAACAGAAATGGCCTGGGTGGCCTGGAGAAATCGTGTTCCGTATACTGGTTCCTGTCACGAAGGTGGGTGCTGTCATTGGGCGAAAAGGAGATTTCATCAAGAAAATGTGCGAGGAATCCAAAGCTCGCATTAAGGTTCTCGAGGGCCCACAAGGCGTGCCAGAAAGAGCT GTAATGATTTCAGCAAAGGATGAACCAGATGTGGTGCTACCTCCAGCTGTTGATGGGTTGCTTAGAGTTCATAAAAGGATAACTGATGGTTTAGATGTTGAAACCGATCAGCCTCAACGAGGCACTGCCACCGCTGGGCCTACAAGGCTACTGGTTCCAGCTTCCCAAGCTGGAAGCCTGATTGGCAAGCAAGGAGGAACTATTAAATCCATACAAGACGCTTCAAAGTGTGCTCTCCGAATTCTTG AGAATGTTCCTCCTGTGGCATTAAATGATGATAGAGTTGTTGAGATACAGGGTGAACCTCTTGATGTTCACAAAGCAGTGGAGCTGATTGCAAGTCATTTGAGAAAATTTCTTGTTGACCGCAGTGTTCTCCCTTTGTTTGAATCCCAG ATGAAAGCATACAATGTGCACAGAGAGCAACCTATGCCACCTCCGCAGCCATGGGGTCCCCCTCCACCCTCACCCTGGGGTCATCCACCAAACCTTCCTCCTGGTGGCCCAGGTTATGTTGGGAATCCACAATACATGCCTCCACGGCCTCAAGACAACTATTATCCTCCTCCTGATATGCCCCCTGTAGAAAAGCAACCACACTATGGAATTTCTTCATATGGACGCGATGCACCTCCAAGTGCTCCCTCAGGGAATCAGCACCAAGCACATGGGTCTTCTCAG GTGACACACAGCATGCAAGTTCCCCTTTCCTATGCGGATGCTGTGATTGGAGCAGCTGGTGCCAGCATTAGCTACATCCGCAGGCATAGTGGCGCAACCATAAGTATTCAAGAAGGCGCTCCTGGGGAGATGACAGTGGAGATAACAGGAAGTGCCTCACAAGTACAAACTGCTCAACAGCTGATCAAG AATTTCATGGCTGAAGCTTCTCCCCAGGGCCCGCCAGCTCCCGCTCAATCAGGTGACACGGGCTACAGCTCTTCTTACCCACCATAC GCGGAGCATCATACGGATCTCCTCCAGGCAGCACAGCTCCAGGCCCACACAATGGAGGAAGCTATGGTGCTGCACCGTATCCACCGAGTTACGGATACTAATCTGTTGGAAAACCTGGTTTCCTAG
- the LOC112887621 gene encoding protein WRKY1-like isoform X2, which translates to MEEVEVANRAAVESCHRVLALLSQSLQQDPALLKSIASETGEACAKFRKVTALLGNGGSSGHARGRFSRRGRPAGFFTLKSLLGSSSDTPSELMPSTAAAPSPSTSYAQLRARISGAPDPRGLDLASSSSKSGTHPFGAPKMVQPLSVQFQIGNVAHRYPFHQQPSRHKLQAEMFRRSNSGISLKFDSPSPSGGAGTMSSARSFMSSLSMDGSVASLDGKRPFHLVGAPVASDSADANRAPKRRCTGRGQDGTGKCATTGRCHCSKRRKLRIKRSIKVPAISNKIADIPPDEYSWRKYGQKPIKGSPHPRISLVLGGSSPPLYLFLLPSASATNACR; encoded by the exons atggaggaggtggaggtggccaACAGGGCCGCGGTGGAGAGCTGCCACCGGGTGCTGGCCCTGCTCTCCCAGTCCCTGCAGCAGGACCCGGCCCTGCTCAAGAGCATAGCTTCGGAGACGGGTGAAGCCTGCGCCAAGTTCAGGAAGGTGACCGCCCTCCTCGGCAATGGCGGTAGCAGCGGGCATGCTAGGGGCAGGTTCTCCAGGAGAGGCAGGCCTGCGGGGTTCTTCACCCTGAAGAGCCTCTTGGGGAGCAGCAGCGATACCCCGTCGGAGCTGATGCCGagtactgctgctgctccaTCTCCATCTACTAGCTATGCGCAATTGCGTGCTCGGATTAGTGGCGCGCCAGACCCACGAGGGCTGGATTTGGCCAGCTCAAGCAGCAAGAGCGGCACTCATCCGTTTGGAGCTCCAAAGATGGTCCAGCCGTTGTCGGTGCAGTTCCAGATTGGGAACGTCGCACATCGGTACCCATTCCACCAGCAGCCTTCGCGGCACAAGCTGCAGGCTGAGATGTTCAGGAGGAGCAATAGTGGGATCAGTCTGAAGTTTGATAGCCCTAGCCCCAGTGGTGGTGCAGGGACGATGTCATCTGCAAGGTCATTCATGTCATCCTTGAGTATGGATGGGAGTGTGGCTAGCTTGGATGGGAAGCGGCCATTCCATTTGGTTGGTGCGCCGGTGGCAAGTGACTCGGCTGATGCAAACCGTGCGCCCAAGCGAAGGTGCACAGGTAGGGGGCAGGATGGCACAGGCAAGTGTGCCACTACCGGCAGGTGCCATTGCTCAAAGAGGAG GAAATTGCGAATTAAGAGGTCGATAAAAGTGCCAGCAATTAGCAATAAAATTGCTGATATACCTCCGGATGAATACTCTTGGCGGAAGTATGGGCAGAAGCCGATTAAGGGTTCCCCTCACCCAAG AATATCGTTGGTGCTTGGTGGATCATCCCCTCCACTTTACCTTTTCCTACTCCCAAGTGCTTCTGCAACCAATGCTTGTCGATAA
- the LOC112883932 gene encoding uncharacterized protein LOC112883932 isoform X1 codes for MKRHLAAAAAAAVRRPPPSPARTAPRLPPVPPILRAGVPRPDPALPRPRWNKETDRQLLRRSNRRAEQRSSSSPKISSTASSESSTLTPSCIDEVGFLHPTQFNSLGCGQDGDSAPQAPELQHGYFWCRDHKLAISAEILPKLYRAARDAYYSSRNAPLPATHLMSHTKALLILCPDMLTAWNSRKMVLSEKYDFTKLKDELQLCALILSYSPKNESTWSHRRWVLKQVAEQHQDMAELVEKESVLVKEIAERSKMNYRAWRHRCWLIPYMTRKQVLDELKKSTRWSELHVADNCCFHYRRSLLLALLDIRENREDSLSWESETYLLWKEELRWNEMLIRRYQGRESLWNHRRFLSPWWIQQLLAVEKTCPSMTSQVDLFIIQEIGLLSECLNDPVDEFEESHVQAELSALYILWIAKQVPAVKGKLEERLHSVSIMGLKDVLVRACRPEKMRLWMNLLGLADPSQ; via the exons ATGAAAAGGcacctagccgccgccgccgccgctgccgtccgccgtccgccgccgtcgcccgcccGCACAGCTCCACGCCTGCCGCCGGTTCCTCCGATCCTCCGAGCGGGCGTTCCCCGCCCCGACCCAGCGCTTCCCCGGCCCCGATGGAACAAGGAGACGGATCGGCAGCTGCTGCGGCGGAGCAACAggcgggcggagcagaggagcagcagctCGCCGAAGATCTCCTCCACCGCTTCGAGCGAGTCCTCCACTCTGACCCCCTCATGTAT TGATGAGGTGGGGTTCTTGCATCCCACACAGTTCAACTCACTAGGCTGCGGCCAGGACGGCGATTCCGCACCCCAAGCTCCGGAATTGCAGCACGGATACTTCTGGTGCAGAGACCACAAGCTTGCCATCTCCGCCGAGATCCTGCCTAAGCTCTACCGCGCCGCCCGCGATGCCTACTACAGCTCCAGAAATGCTCCACTACCGGCGACTCATCTCATGAGCCACACCAAGGCGCTTCTCATACTTTGCCCTGACATGCTTACCGCATGGAACTCCAG GAAGATGGTTCTGTCGGAGAAATATGATTTCACAAAGCTCAAGGATGAGCTGCAACTgtgtgcgctgatcctttcctACTCACCAAAGAATGAGAGCACATGGAGCCATAG GAGATGGGTGTTAAAACAAGTTGCAGAGCAACATCAAGATATGGCAGAGCTTGTAGAGAAGGAATCTGTACTAGTGAAAGAGATAGCAGAG AGGTCAAAGATGAACTACCGAGCATGGAGGCATCGCTGCTGGCTTATTCCTTACATGACAAGGAAACAG GTGCTGGATGAACTGAAGAAGTCAACAAGATGGAGTGAGCTACATGTTGCTGACAACTGCTGCTTTCACTACCGCAGG TCCCTGCTTCTTGCACTACTAGACATCCGAGAGAACAGAGAGGATTCCCTCAGTTGGGAATCAGAGACGTACCTGCTCTGGAAG GAGGAGCTGAGGTGGAATGAGATGCTTATCAGACGCTACCAAGGGCGAGAG TCACTGTGGAACCACCGGCGGTTCCTTTCGCCATGGTGGATACAGCAATTGCTTGCTGTTGAAAAAACCTGCCCCTCAATGACATCCCAGGTGGATCTGTTCATAATCCAGGAGATAGGCCTGCTGTCAGAGTGCCTGAATGACCCTGTGGATGAGTTCGAGGAGTCACACGTCCAAGCAGAGCTTTCAGCGCTCTACATTCTGTGGATAGCAAAG CAAGTTCCCGCTGTAAAAGGGAAGCTGGAAGAGAGGCTGCATTCCGTTTCCATTATGGGGCTGAAGGACGTGCTGGTAAGAGCCTGCCGACCGGAGAAGATGCGGCTGTGGATGAATCTGCTTGGCTTGGCTGATCCATCACAATGA